A region from the Eptesicus fuscus isolate TK198812 chromosome 1, DD_ASM_mEF_20220401, whole genome shotgun sequence genome encodes:
- the LOC103299742 gene encoding claudin-34-like — translation MALFDKANCQAAILAINILGWLLTMVCMGQANWRVWYMESSPKPPWGLAYVGMWKVCTYQPDSPQTRPIACHRYTYRDTYLPMDIRISQNFLLASSLLGLLGKWLMVMGLRRVYAGQLQKDTTCNLFLVSRILSIVAGSFIFIAVLCNYYTVKNEEGIHFPPSFHIPFRPERQDIGSAVYLAIVAGFLMLLSGLFTISFQLPPKSQMNPQVSQV, via the coding sequence ATGGCCTTGTTCGACAAGGCCAATTGCCAGGCAGCGATTTTAGCTATCAACATCCTGGGATGGCTCTTGACCATGGTTTGCATGGGCCAGGCTAATTGGCGCGTATGGTACATGGAGAGCAGCCCCAAGCCTCCCTGGGGGCTGGCCTATGTAGGGATGTGGAAGGTCTGCACTTACCAGCCCGACAGCCCCCAGACCAGACCCATAGCCTGTCACCGCTACACCTACAGGGACACCTACTTGCCAATGGATATCCGCATCTCTCAGAACTTCTTGCTGGCCTCCAGCCTCCTCGGTCTCCTGGGGAAATGGCTCATGGTCATGGGCCTGCGGAGAGTGTACGCGGGACAGCTTCAGAAGGACACCACCTGCAATCTGTTCCTAGTTTCCAGAATCCTGAGCATCGTCGCTGGTTCATTTATCTTCATCGCTGTGCTCTGTAACTACTACACAGTGAAGAATGAAGAGGGCATACACTTCCCGCCATCCTTCCACATCCCGTTCAGGCCGGAGCGGCAGGATATTGGCAGCGCCGTGTATCTGGCGATTGTGGCTGGGTTCCTGATGCTGTTGAGTGGGCTGTTTACCATCTCTTTCCAGCTGCCCCCCAAAAGCCAAATGAACCCCCAAGTCTCGCAAGTGTGA